Proteins encoded together in one Schumannella luteola window:
- a CDS encoding trans-sulfuration enzyme family protein, with the protein MSTSAAEPLHPATAAVVAGRPEPVADAPLNTPVVFASTFVGGGDLEYGRFGNPTWTALEDAIGALEGGDALVFASGMAATNAVLATLPVGTKVVAPTHAYLGSLTQLDEGQERGALTRVYVDISDTDAVIAELDDASVLWIESPTNPALEVADLATLLAAAHAKGVLTVVDNTFATPILQRPLELGADVVLHSATKFLSGHSDAVLGALVVRDAELKAKLVSRRTILGATAGPMEVYLVLRGLRTLALRVERASENAAALVSRLASHPALTELRYPGFGAIIAPVFADSATAERFVAAARLARFATSLGGVETTLERRRRWSGEVATIPEGLVRISVGIEHIDDLAADLTRALDAAAAGA; encoded by the coding sequence ATGAGCACCTCAGCCGCCGAACCCCTGCACCCCGCCACCGCCGCCGTCGTGGCCGGGCGCCCCGAGCCGGTCGCCGACGCGCCGCTCAACACCCCCGTCGTCTTCGCCTCGACCTTCGTCGGGGGCGGCGACCTCGAGTACGGCCGCTTCGGCAACCCGACCTGGACGGCGCTCGAAGACGCCATCGGCGCTCTCGAGGGCGGCGACGCGCTCGTCTTCGCCTCGGGCATGGCCGCCACCAACGCGGTGCTCGCGACCCTGCCGGTCGGCACCAAGGTCGTCGCCCCGACGCACGCCTACCTCGGCTCGCTCACGCAGCTCGACGAGGGTCAGGAGCGCGGCGCGCTGACCCGGGTCTACGTCGACATCTCCGACACGGATGCGGTGATCGCCGAGCTCGACGACGCCTCCGTGCTCTGGATCGAGTCGCCCACCAACCCCGCCCTCGAGGTCGCCGACCTGGCGACGCTGCTCGCCGCCGCCCACGCGAAGGGCGTGCTGACCGTCGTCGACAACACCTTCGCGACGCCGATCCTGCAGCGTCCGCTCGAGCTCGGCGCCGACGTGGTGCTGCACTCGGCCACCAAGTTCCTCTCCGGCCACAGCGACGCCGTGCTCGGCGCGCTTGTCGTGCGCGACGCCGAGCTGAAGGCGAAGCTCGTGAGCCGCCGCACCATCCTCGGTGCGACGGCCGGCCCGATGGAGGTCTACCTCGTGCTGCGCGGCCTGCGCACGCTGGCGCTGCGCGTCGAGCGCGCGTCGGAGAACGCGGCCGCCCTCGTCTCGCGACTCGCGAGCCACCCTGCGCTGACCGAGCTGCGCTACCCGGGCTTCGGCGCGATCATCGCCCCGGTCTTCGCGGATTCCGCGACCGCCGAGCGCTTCGTCGCCGCCGCACGCCTGGCCCGCTTCGCGACCAGCCTCGGCGGAGTCGAGACCACCCTCGAGCGCCGCCGCCGCTGGTCGGGCGAGGTCGCGACGATCCCCGAGGGGCTCGTGCGCATCTCGGTCGGCATCGAGCACATCGACGACCTCGCGGCCGACCTGACGCGGGCGCTCGACGCGGCGGCCGCCGGGGCCTGA